The sequence TACAACTACAAGCAAGCTGAGACCTTCGTTAAGGCTTGCAGTGCTAAACCTTGGGATTGTCTATGGCGGAAGATACCGGGACCGGACTTTAACCCGCTGGTGAGTCCCCAGGGCAACGTTTCGGCCATGCTTGATTTGATTGCCTATGCAGAAGGGACAAACAGCGCTTACAACATCAGTTACACCGGGAAACGCTTCTCAGGCTACGCAGACCACCCACGGGCTTTGTACACTGCCAACGGCATCAGCTCGGATGCAGCGGGCCGGTATCAGTTTCTCAGTACCACCTGGGACAAGCTCGCCCGCAAACATGGCCTGACTGATTTTTCACCGGCTAATCAGGATAGAGCAGCGATCGAGCTAATGAAGGAATGCAAGGGTTATGGTGCTGCCGTCCGTGGTGACGTTCCTGCATTCAGTAATCGTTGCTGGAATACTTGGGCCAGTATTGGCAGTTCATCGGGTCAACGCCTGGACAAGCGCCAAAGCACCGTCCCCTTGAAGCGGTTGCAAGCGAAGTATCAGGAGTTTCAACGCGATCTGAATAGTGGTGAGACACCGGCTAAACCCCTCGCAAAACTTACCCTGACTTCACCCATGAACCCTAAACGACTTCACCCGGTAACAGGCGAGACACGACCACACAATGGCGCTGACTATGCCTGTGCTTTGGGTGAGATTGTGCGGAGTCCGATCGCTGGCAAATTCTCGAAAGGCATGCCGGACCCTAACGGCTTTGGAAATACCTGGGGCCATATCACCAGCCAGACTGATGCCACGATTGCGACCATCGGCCACACCCGCAAACTACTGGTGAACGATCAGCAGTTGGTGAAGAAAGGGCAACCAATAGCGGAGTGCGGAAGCGAGGGCATTAGCAGCGGGCCTCATCTGCACTTGGAAATCCGTCGTAATGGCAAATTGATTAATCCTGAGGAGGTGCTGAAGCCATGAAATACAGTGAGATGAAAAAACGTTTACGTGATGCTGGTTATAGGTTCGATCTCGCCGCCCGTGGCAGTCATGAATTTTGGTGCAAGGGCAAGCACCGGATATTAGTTACCAGATCGGGACTAGGTGATGAACGAGCAAAGATGAATTGGTTGAGTCAACTGATTGTATCGCCCTGCTACGATAATCCACACCACACGTACTGAGAATCAGAAGGAATTTTACATGAGCGCAAACTGCCCCAATTGCGGGTCAAATCGAGTCACATTGAAGAATTCAAAACAAGTTAGTTGGGGTAGGGCGGCGGTCGGTTGGGCGTTACTGGGGCCGATTGGCGGAGCTGTTGGCGCTGTTACTGGGGCCGATGATTCAGCGAATGCCTGTCTTGAATGCGGGGAAACTTGGAAAGCCCAAGATATTCACCATTTGATTGGCAACATCCACAGCCTAACGGGTGTTCGGCTGAACCTCGAAAAAGATACACATCGCCGGTGCCTGAATGATTACATCACAGAGCTATTACCCACCTATGCCGCAATGGATGAAGCAAAAAAGTACAACCCAGAGACCGAACACAAAGGCCGGGAGTCGGATGCGCGAATTGCATTAGCCCTCTCCACTGGATTGGGCATTCCATTGATGCTTTTGATTTTCTCGACTCGTACAGACACCGATATCCCAGGGCTTATCTACTGGATTGTGGGACTCGTACCGGCAGTAGCCAGCTTGGTTCTCCTGCCAAAATCCCAAGCAGAAAAAGAACTCCCAGGCAAAATGAGAAAACTTAAATTAGAAAAAACTGATGCAGCCAACCGCTTACACCAGGACGCGCTAAGAAAGTTCAAAAGTCAGTGGTACGCAGCACCAAAGCGAGGCGAGAAGAAATAGTCACCCGCGCAGGCCTGGGCAACAGACGCGCCAAACTCAATTGGCTCAGTCAACTCAGTGCTTAACGTTGTTTTTGGCCCAAATGCTACGGGATGGTCTAGAAGAGGGCCAAGGAAGAAAATTGAGACGTTTCAGGCACTATGTGTATAATGCGGTTGTCACTTGACAACCCCATTTTGAGAGGCTAAAGTTTGAGTATGGGGCGAAGCAGGCACCCAAAGCCAGAGATTGAGGCAGCTATACAGCATGCTGAGTCAAAAGGGTGGCGAATAGAGTCAAGTTCTGGCCACGCATGGGGGAAAATGTTTTGCCCGCTCAATGATGCAGACTGCCGATGTGGTGAATTCTGCATCACCAGTATCTGGAGTACGCCGAAAAATCCGACAAGCCATGCAAGGCAGCTAAACAGGGTTGTTGATAAATGCGTAGGTCACGAAAAAAGGGAGGATTGAAAGATGGAAGAATTTGATTTCACTCTTAAATTTGTTTTGCCTGAGAACGATTCTGACCCTAACGACTACATAGATGCTCTGTTTGAAGCAGGCTGTGATGACGCGGCTCTAGGTTTGGGTCGCAAAGGTCGCATTGCTTTAACTTTTGCGAGAGAAGCGACGTCGGCTCAAGCCGCAATAGATAGCGCGATATCGGATGTGAACAAAGCGATTCCAGGTGTCAAGCTGAGCGAAGTCTCACCCGATCTTGTAAGTGCTACCGATTTAGCAGCGATGCTAAATTGCACACGGCAAAATGTTCGAAAAATGCTGGAAAGGGATTCTGCAGCGCCTTACCCAGCATATGAAGGAACTTCGAATTTATGGCACTTAGATGACATGCTCGACTGGCTGCAGCCCCGCAACAAGTATTCGCTCCCGCCTGGCTTGATGGAGGTAGCAGCGA is a genomic window of Romeriopsis navalis LEGE 11480 containing:
- a CDS encoding peptidoglycan DD-metalloendopeptidase family protein; the protein is MNPTSLVIDMGLKFNEAAQRWQHTSGRKKGRFATEGEIPDNATPAPGRSIGANELESLLEQIRILSKRNNRILSDQEDRRGFVMFLASAAMSIGLANLSHGISDGLYSAHYNYKQAETFVKACSAKPWDCLWRKIPGPDFNPLVSPQGNVSAMLDLIAYAEGTNSAYNISYTGKRFSGYADHPRALYTANGISSDAAGRYQFLSTTWDKLARKHGLTDFSPANQDRAAIELMKECKGYGAAVRGDVPAFSNRCWNTWASIGSSSGQRLDKRQSTVPLKRLQAKYQEFQRDLNSGETPAKPLAKLTLTSPMNPKRLHPVTGETRPHNGADYACALGEIVRSPIAGKFSKGMPDPNGFGNTWGHITSQTDATIATIGHTRKLLVNDQQLVKKGQPIAECGSEGISSGPHLHLEIRRNGKLINPEEVLKP
- a CDS encoding DNA-binding protein → MEEFDFTLKFVLPENDSDPNDYIDALFEAGCDDAALGLGRKGRIALTFAREATSAQAAIDSAISDVNKAIPGVKLSEVSPDLVSATDLAAMLNCTRQNVRKMLERDSAAPYPAYEGTSNLWHLDDMLDWLQPRNKYSLPPGLMEVAATARIFNAHQTIQKYKHPGFKQTNLPWEHLNPYSQFGALEAPSPSFLPI